The proteins below are encoded in one region of Gopherus flavomarginatus isolate rGopFla2 chromosome 12, rGopFla2.mat.asm, whole genome shotgun sequence:
- the AATK gene encoding serine/threonine-protein kinase LMTK1 isoform X4: MALRFTSCPSPRCRSPWPSSQGTQLLKSTDLGRHSLLYLKEIGHGWFGKVFLGEVNLGLSSTQVVVKELKVSASVQDQMQFLEEAQPYRALQHTNLLQCLAQCAEVTPYLLVMEFCPLGDLKGYLRSCQVGDSMAPDPLTLQRMACEVACGILHLHKNHYVHSDLALRNCLLTADLTVKVGDYGLAHCKYKTPHARQDDYFVTADQLWVPLRWIAPELIDEVHGNLLIVDQTKSSNVWSLGVTIWELFELGNQPYSRYSDRQVLTYAIKEQQLKLPKPQLKLLLSERWYEVMQFCWLQPEQRPTAEEVHLLLSYLCAKGATEAEEEFERRWNSMKPNSSSSTSHRGTEVSSFPLLEHFSAEGFHSDGDDVLTVMETSHGLNFEYKWEPSKAECFQMPTGALSPNSATQYQDLYYPASSMGRLSLGVSPSCYECKQQGCPSLHTPSMVPILGTHSPSLSSEYYIRIEGPSEGRTELDYAMCSYSPDCEYGSPAKGSHWQAKGGQDSGAYDSDNSPTVSLTMEPLLGPAPPSEGSWERPDYYSYQCHSKEPPYYQPSPGDGADHYLLEEEPLEAGSKEWQVPSFQKNIFEDPLGISPSVNCAYSPPGYEEPHPAPLAGRLLECVGQKVATRPQGSRLNCITLELGEESPCGSPQCGSRECASGLVPEDVSAVVQRQHWTSNSSAKNNSSNCPPPPCEPPANDSWCYRHMITFRGLMAEPLDSVPCDEAQLRDAVQERRSPLVKDLRLALQDQPLIENHSFCLDPGQRRTLSNKEDSSSSSSSSSPQGLGDWESHDSPAFDLLEDTALAGVSGSQCASSAALPTDSSAGAAAETCLDDASTASRQAERGEENHHAQMPHPKGMDPSGPVDMEHAEAGAACQLSESTTVLAEGAALPLSPGEWAVPYAHTEGNPCADCTQIPSEASEAAGQVPRDIAVESGKSITSDLDRTPDKTFSSTSFPDMDDCSDEDTAELTSGVFTDFSGDYVERVDVIASFKSLQKQVGTPDSLESLDIPSTASSCEVFSPISYIPSSQPKALDSGYDTENYESPEFVLKEPHESREPETFTHLGTSPIGLAVGEGDGVASEMHLSSSFSAELHGLSEKNPYRDSAYFSDYDTDAERYLKEDEDSDGSEAQDREAGCFQLDAQGLGSSPSQNSDGEEPPQPSDTPDSPQGAACTIGTGTSGVGFSMAGEVVSPGEGSVQAVRPEPELGGAARAEETAASHSPDSDSSRDTTWEKCPSIPSIPAESVPSKSFFLSPVVTSPEGPALLVLAKAGEEELLQEGLSGLLGEAVAPSFEPEGPEHPLKEAGVQVAPEGEEQEDPGRTLAEELSLAQGWQLSLDLSLQQANAQLRPPGPERREEPEDEEEDTEDSDESDEELRCYNIQEQSEESEDEPAAVPIVVAENHSARNLRSLLKMPNLLSQTFCEDLERKKKAVSFYDDVTIYLFDQESPTRELSDQRFPEVTAPSPQPVQSNSTSPTSPMDRLSTSDDSDGNASEESGGFEWDDDFPLMPVKSSLMSSLTVMPVMPVSAVPSLPSLVPVQKQVPPIQFSRFTVSPAPVSRFSITHVSDSNIESVGGSSEDGDRE, encoded by the exons CTGCTCAAGTCCACGGATCTGGGGCGGCACAGCCTCCTCTACTTGAAGGAGATCGGCCATGGCTGGTTTGGGAAG GTGTTCCTGGGGGAGGTGAACTTGGGGCTCAGCAGCACCCAGGTGGTGGTGAAGGAGCTGAAGGTGAGCGCCAGCGTGCAGGACCAGATGCAGTTCCTGGAGGAAGCCCAGCCGTACAG GGCTCTCCAGCACACAAACCTGCTGCAGTGCCTGGCCCAGTGCGCCGAGGTGACGCCCTACCTGCTGGTCATGGAGTTCTGCCCGCTG GGCGACCTGAAGGGCTACCTGCGGAGCTGCCAGGTGGGCGACTCCATGGCCCCTGACCCCCTCACGCTGCAGCGAATGGCCTGTGAAGTGGCATGCGGCATCCTGCACCTGCACAAGAATCACTATGTGCACAG cGACCTGGCTTTGCGGAACTGCTTACTCACTGCTGACCTGACCGTCAAAGTCGGGGACTACGGCCTGGCTCACTGCAAGTACAAA ACCCCGCATGCTCGGCAGGATGACTACTTCGTGACGGCCGACCAGCTGTGGGTGCCGCTGCGCTGGATCGCGCCCGAGCTCATTGACGAGGTGCACGGCAACCTGCTCATAGTGGATCAGACCAAATCCAGCAACGTCTG GTCTCTGGGCGTGACGATCTGGGAGCTGTTTGAGCTGGGCAACCAGCCCTACTCCCGCTACTCCGACCGGCAGGTGCTCACCTACGCCATCAAGGAGCAACAGCTCAAATTGCCCAAGCCCCAGCTAAAGCTGTTGCTGTCTGAGCGCTG GTACGAGGTAATGCAGTTCTGCTGGCTGCAGCCCGAGCAGAGGCCAACGGCGGAAGAGGTGCACCTGCTTCTCTCCTACCTGTGTGCCAAAGGGGCGACGGAGGCAGAGGAGGAGTTCGAGAGGCGCTGGAACTCCATGaagcccaacagcagctccagcaccAGCCACCGTGGCACCGAGGTCTCCTCCTTCCCGCTGCTGGAGCACTTCTCTGCCGAAGGCTTCCATTCGGACGGGGACGACGTCCTGACTGTCATGGAGACCAGCCACGGCCTCAACTTCGAGTACAAATGGGAGCCCAGCAAGGCTGAGTGCTTCCAGATGCCCACgggggccctgagccccaacAGTGCCACCCAGTACCAGGACTTGTACTACCCCGCCAGCTCCATGGGACGGCTGAGCCTCGGCGTCTCGCcgtcctgctatgagtgcaagcagcagggctgcccaagcctgcacacacccagcatgGTGCCCATCCTGGGCACCCACAGCCCCTCGCTCAGCAGTGAGTACTACATCCGCATCGAAGGGCCCTCAGAGGGTCGCACCGAGCTGGACTACGCCATGTGCTCCTACAGCCCCGACTGTGAGTATGGCTCCCCGGCCAAGGGGTCCCACTGGCAAGCCAAGGGGGGCCAGGACAGTGGCGCATACGACTCAGATAACAGCCCCACTGTCTCCCTGACCATGGAACCCCTGCTGGGCCCTGCCCCGCCCAGCGAGGGCTCTTGGGAACGTCCCGATTACTACTCCTACCAATGCCACAGCAAGGAGCCTCCGTACTACCAACCGTCCCCAGGCGATGGCGCTGACCACTacctgctggaggaggagcccTTGGAGGCTGGCAGCAAGGAGTGGCAGGTCCCCAGCTTCCAGAAGAACATCTTTGAGGATCCTCTGGGCATCTCCCCATCAGTGAACTGTGCCTACAGCCCCCCTGGCTATGAGgagccccacccagcccccttgGCAGGGAGGCTGCTGGAGTGTGTGGGGCAGAAGGTGGCCACCAGGCCTCAGGGCTCCAGGCTGAACTGCATCACGTTGGAGCTGGGCGAGGAAAGCCCGTGCGGCAGCCCCCAGTGCGGGAGCAGAGAGTGCGCGAGCGGGCTGGTCCCGGAGGATGTGAGTGCAGTAGTGCAGAGGCAGCACTGGACGTCCAACAGCTCGGCCAAGAACAACAGTAGcaactgccctcccccaccctgcgaGCCCCCTGCCAACGACAGCTGGTGTTACCGCCACATGATCACCTTCCGGGGACTCATGGCTGAGCCCCTGGACTCTGTGCCATGCGACGAGGCCCAGCTCAGGGACGCCGTGCAGGAGAGGAGGAGCCCATTGGTCAAGGACTTGCGGCTAGCACTGCAGGACCAGCCCCTCATTGAGAACCATAGCTTCTGCTTGGATCCCGGGCAGCGCAGGACCCTGAGCAATAAAGAggactcttcctcttcctcctcctcctcctccccccaaggcCTGGGAGACTGGGAGAGCCATGACTCACCCGCTTTCGACCTTTTGGAAGACACAGCGCTGGCAGGCGTTTCCGGTTCACAATGTGCCTCCAGTGCAGCGCTCCCTACAGACTCCTCGGCCGGAGCTGCAGCCGAAACATGCCTGGATGATGCCAGCACAGCATCAAGACAAGctgagagaggggaggagaatcACCATGCCCAAATGCCACATCCAAAGGGTATGGATCCCTCAGGGCCTGTTGATATGGAACATGCCGAGGCAGGGGCAGCTTGCCAGCTATCTGAGAGCACCACTGTGCTGGCTGAGGGGGCAGCCCTCCCGCTAAGTCCCGGGGAGTGGGCTGTCCCGTATGCCCACACAGAGGGCAACCCTTGTGCAGACTGCACCCAGATCCCTTCAGAGGCCTCGGAGGCAGCTGGCCAAGTGCCCAGAGACATTGCAGTGGAGAGTGGGAAGAGCATCACAAGTGACCTGGACCGGACTCCAGACAAGACCTTCTCCAGCACCAGCTTCCCTGACATGGATGACTGCAGCGATGAAGATACCGCGGAACTCACGTCTGGTGTCTTCACTGACTTCTCCGGAGACTACGTGGAACGAGTGGATGTGATCGCATCCTTCAAGTCTCTCCAGAAGCAGGTGGGGACGCCAGACTCCCTAGAATCCCTCGACATCCCGTCCACAGCCAGTTCATGCGAAGTCTTCAGCCCCATCAGCTACAtcccctccagccagcccaaggccctggaCAGCGGCTATGACACCGAGAACTATGAGTCCCCGGAGTTTGTCCTAAAGGAGCCGCATGAATCCAGGGAGCCAGAGACTTTCACCCACTTGGGGACGTCACCCATAGGTCTGGCAGTGGGCGAAGGGGACGGTGTGGCCTCAGAGATGCACCTCTCCTCATCCTTCAGTGCTGAGCTTCACGGCCTGAGCGAGAAGAATCCATACCGTGACTCGGCCTACTTCTCAGACTATGACACTGACGCCGAGAGGTACCTCAAGGAGGATGAGGACAGCGATGGGTCTGAAGCCCAGGACAGGGAGGCGGGGTGCTTTCAGCTGGATGCGCAAGGCCTGGGGAGTTCCCCGAGCCAAAACAGTGATGGGGAGGAGCCACCCCAGCCCAGCGACACCCCCGACAGCCCTCAGGGAGCTGCGTGCACCATCGGCACTGGAACTTCTGGTGTAGGCTTCTCAATGGCAGGTGAAGTGGTGAGTCCTGGGGAAGGGAGCGTCCAGGCTGTCCGCCCAGAGCCAGAGCTGGGAGGTGCTGCCAGGGCTGAGGAGACAGCTGCAAGCCACAGTCCAGACTCGGACAGCTCCAGAGATACGACCTGGGAAAAGTGCCCTTCCATCCCCAGCATCCCAGCAGAGTCTGTGCCATCCAAGTCCTTCTTCCTGTCTCCTGTGGTAACGAGCCCagagggcccagccctgctggtccTGGCCAAAGCTGGTGAAGAAGAACTCTTGCAGGAGGGGCTCTCAGGCCTTCTGGGTGAGGCTGTGGCTCCTAGCTTTGAGCCTGAGGGGCCGGAGCACCCTTTAAAGGAGGCAGGGGTGCAAGTGGCCCCAGAAGGAGAAGAGCAGGAGGATCCTGGCAGGACCCTGGCAGAAGAGCTGTCACTAGCTCAGGGCTGGCAGTTGTCCCTGGACCTCTCTCTgcagcaggccaatgcacaactGCGGCCACCTGGCCCTGAGCGGCGGGAGGAGCCTGAGGACGAGGAGGAGGACACCGAGGACAGCGACGAGTCAGACGAGGAGCTGCGCTGCTACAACATCCAGGAGCAGAGTGAAGAGAGCGAGGATGAGCCGGCTGCTGTGCCCATTGTGGTGGCAGAGAACCACAGCGCCAGGAACCTGCGCAGCCTGCTCAAGATGCCCAACCTGCTGTCCCAGACCTTCTGTGaggacctggagcggaagaagaaGGCTGTGTCCTTCTACGATGACGTCACCATCTACCTCTTTGACCAG GAAAGTCCCACTCGGGAGCTCAGCGACCAGAGATTCCCAGAGGTCACGGCACCTTCACCGCAGCCCGTGCAGAGCAACAGCACCAGTCCCACAAGCCCGATGGACAGACTGAGCACATCTGACGACTCGGATGGCAACGCCTCTGAAGAGA GCGGTGGATTTGAGTGGGATGATGACTTTCCACTCATGCCCGTGAAGTCATCGTTAATGTCCTCACTGACGGTCATGCCGGTGATGCCAGTCTCGGCTGTCCCCAGCCTTCCCTCGCTGGTCCCAGTCCAGAAGCAGGTGCCACCGATCCAGTTCTCCCGGTTCACCGTGTCACCTGCACCGGTGTCCAGGTTCTCCATCACACACGTCTCTGACTCAAACATAGAGTCTGTAGGAG GCAGCAGTGAAGACGGTGACAGAGAATGA